In the genome of Nitrospira japonica, one region contains:
- a CDS encoding radical SAM/SPASM domain-containing protein: MGKSLPILNNPALSGALGSFQQQITNVFTPAKQGDGPLDGRTVDDFKPYLVALNLTKRCNLKCDHCYLDATTKAAGGDDELSTEECFRLIDQIAQVNKGCLLVITGGEPLVRPDILDIARYAVQSGFMVVFGTNGMLIDDQMARTLVDIGVMGVGISIDSLDAAKHNGFRGVPGAWEAAVAGIEASKRNGLQFQVHFSAQPMNYQELPAVIEWAHGLGARVLNVFFMVCTGRGEELTDITPAQYEEVLGYLVTCQDNYKGMLVRARCAPHFKRLAYEKDPNSPITKATGYMGGGCLAGTNYARVTPNGELTPCPYMPLSAGNVRSNSFADLWEQSDVFNSFRYPQLKGKCGDCEYTDICGGCRARPYVDHGDWLDEDQWCLYTPKGGEKIKVAFNTPEESEVLWDDASALRLSRIPYFLRAMVKKGVEKHAREHHVTLITVELMEELRKKRFGNDAPVFKF; encoded by the coding sequence ATGGGTAAATCACTTCCAATTTTGAATAACCCTGCGCTCTCCGGAGCGCTGGGTTCGTTTCAACAACAGATCACGAATGTTTTCACTCCCGCCAAGCAGGGGGACGGCCCCCTGGACGGCCGGACGGTGGACGACTTCAAACCGTATCTGGTGGCATTGAACCTGACGAAGCGCTGCAACCTCAAATGCGATCACTGCTATCTGGACGCCACCACCAAAGCCGCGGGCGGCGACGACGAGTTATCGACCGAAGAATGCTTCCGGCTCATCGATCAAATCGCCCAAGTCAACAAGGGGTGCCTCCTCGTCATCACCGGAGGAGAACCGTTGGTGCGCCCGGACATTCTCGACATCGCCCGTTATGCCGTGCAATCCGGCTTCATGGTCGTGTTCGGGACTAATGGCATGCTCATTGACGACCAGATGGCCCGCACGCTCGTAGACATCGGCGTCATGGGAGTGGGCATCAGCATCGATTCCCTCGACGCAGCCAAGCACAATGGGTTCAGAGGGGTACCGGGTGCGTGGGAAGCCGCGGTTGCCGGCATCGAGGCCAGCAAGCGAAATGGGCTTCAATTCCAGGTCCACTTCAGCGCACAGCCGATGAACTACCAGGAACTGCCGGCGGTGATCGAGTGGGCGCACGGCTTGGGCGCGAGAGTGCTGAACGTCTTTTTCATGGTCTGTACCGGCCGGGGCGAGGAACTGACCGACATCACTCCGGCTCAGTATGAAGAAGTGCTCGGGTACCTCGTGACCTGCCAGGACAATTACAAAGGAATGTTAGTGCGAGCCCGTTGCGCCCCACATTTCAAGCGGCTCGCCTATGAGAAGGATCCCAATTCTCCGATCACAAAGGCGACGGGCTACATGGGCGGCGGATGTCTCGCCGGAACGAACTACGCCCGCGTTACACCCAATGGCGAGCTCACGCCATGCCCCTACATGCCGTTGTCGGCCGGCAACGTCCGTTCGAACAGTTTCGCCGATCTGTGGGAGCAATCCGACGTGTTCAATTCGTTCCGTTACCCGCAGCTGAAGGGCAAGTGCGGCGACTGTGAGTATACGGACATCTGCGGCGGCTGCCGCGCCAGGCCGTACGTCGACCACGGGGATTGGCTGGACGAAGATCAATGGTGCCTCTATACGCCCAAGGGAGGCGAGAAGATCAAGGTCGCCTTCAATACACCGGAAGAGTCGGAAGTCCTATGGGATGATGCTTCCGCGCTGCGATTGAGCCGAATCCCTTACTTTCTCAGGGCCATGGTCAAAAAGGGCGTCGAAAAGCACGCCCGGGAACATCACGTCACGCTCATCACCGTGGAGTTGATGGAGGAGCTGCGCAAGAAGCGGTTCGGGAATGACGCTCCTGTCTTCAAGTTTTGA
- a CDS encoding PilZ domain-containing protein, with product MTFSDRSLDRIIERRKHRRSMLPPGSLLSFSPVSASLDGAFDVEGEGVLLDLSQGGCRVSSETSVMLEQPYTLIIQLPDFRRPVTVESAIARWKGTHTFGVMFIAMHQEQEQSLNEFLRYLHSNVA from the coding sequence ATGACATTCTCGGATCGTTCCCTGGATCGCATCATTGAACGCCGCAAGCACCGGCGCAGCATGCTTCCGCCGGGGTCCCTCTTGTCGTTTTCCCCAGTCTCTGCTTCTTTGGACGGGGCGTTTGATGTGGAGGGAGAGGGGGTTCTTCTCGATCTCTCGCAGGGCGGCTGCCGCGTGAGCAGTGAGACCAGCGTCATGCTCGAGCAACCCTATACCTTGATCATACAACTGCCCGACTTCCGCCGGCCGGTAACGGTAGAATCGGCAATTGCCCGATGGAAGGGAACGCACACTTTCGGCGTCATGTTCATCGCGATGCATCAGGAACAGGAACAATCGTTAAATGAATTCCTCCGCTACCTCCATTCGAACGTCGCCTGA
- a CDS encoding DUF4149 domain-containing protein, with protein MDALQSIVTDLNTLIPIVNHWFHLLSAVIWIGGLAFLVMAVTPGLQKAVPRQQIKPITDIFYQHYKKVAGILLVVLLFTGGINLHYVNQVLVSQTGAGVQHHPKYLIVFFIKLFLVLCLLTLFLYTVIFKDEGEDDETETYEVIPFQRAALWMGFFIILCAAAMKHLHQ; from the coding sequence ATGGACGCGCTTCAAAGCATCGTCACAGATCTCAATACGCTGATTCCCATCGTCAACCACTGGTTTCACCTCCTTTCCGCCGTCATATGGATCGGCGGCCTCGCGTTTCTTGTGATGGCGGTGACCCCTGGGCTGCAAAAAGCCGTGCCCAGGCAGCAAATCAAGCCCATCACCGACATCTTTTATCAGCACTACAAGAAAGTCGCCGGTATCCTCCTAGTCGTCCTGCTGTTCACGGGAGGGATCAATCTACACTATGTCAATCAGGTGCTGGTGTCGCAGACCGGCGCCGGCGTCCAGCATCATCCCAAATACCTCATCGTGTTTTTCATCAAGCTGTTTCTCGTGCTCTGTCTCCTGACGCTCTTCCTGTACACCGTAATCTTTAAGGATGAGGGTGAGGACGACGAGACGGAGACCTATGAAGTCATTCCGTTCCAACGGGCGGCCCTCTGGATGGGATTCTTTATCATCCTCTGCGCCGCCGCCATGAAGCACCTGCACCAGTAG
- a CDS encoding DNA translocase FtsK, producing MGVTNPGKRSEARRAPAPPSHIKREVIGVVLIALSLLTLLSLLSFVPGEPKAVAKGGVVSSPPTHNLIGTAGAVFSSVLFSLIGGAAYLFPVLLGLLGARCFTQSDLSIRLRNAGASLVALLFLSAFLHLEVMAVPTVSSGLVHRGLAGGLFGQVLADGLRTYLASTGAHIVILAGFLIAMLFTAPLSLAQLTIRLSEWSQWMLKRIRAPKAVRASEDHEESAPKTPRPKKSKSLRSVIEEVLPTAEDLPASAPAVIQAPPEPDMDEPVVIEPEPVRGGSNKRGSGAGSYQLPDAAELLSEPSGTFSKVTEDELRIQSEILAKALASFGIDGKVTEVRPGPVVTMYEFEPAPGTKVARIVNLADDLALAMKAISLRIVAPLPGKSVVGIEVPNQYRETVSMREVVMSDAFVRARSKLTLALGKDIFGASATADLRTMPHLLVAGATGAGKSVSLNTMLLSVLFSARPDEVKLLLIDPKMLEFQSYDGIPHLLRPVITDPKSAARGLGWVVQEMERRYKLLAEAGVRNVDAYNVKVAGAQGVLGDGPSGNKPEQPELPIQYLTEEERLAAGESAIPDGSPGSFAPPPTPPEPLPYIVVMIDELADLMMVAPKDVEDKIARLAQMARASGIHLVLATQRPSVDVLTGLIKANFPARIAFQVSSKTDSRTILDANGAEALLGRGDMLYLASGTGRLNRLHGCFVSDDDVRRVVEFVKEQAQPSYNQELQSLKLDEAKEEEAQDEVYEQAKDLVLSTGQASASLIQRRLRVGYPRAARMIEQMESDGLVGAAGRDGRREVLGRRGPVGEAQG from the coding sequence ATGGGCGTCACCAACCCGGGCAAGCGCAGCGAGGCCCGCCGTGCCCCCGCTCCCCCCTCCCATATCAAACGAGAAGTCATCGGCGTGGTTCTGATTGCGCTGAGTCTGCTCACATTGCTGAGTTTGCTGTCGTTCGTTCCGGGCGAACCGAAAGCGGTTGCCAAGGGTGGGGTCGTGAGCTCCCCTCCGACGCATAACCTTATCGGCACCGCCGGTGCCGTCTTCTCGTCGGTATTGTTTTCCCTCATCGGGGGCGCGGCGTATCTGTTCCCCGTGTTGCTGGGTCTGCTGGGGGCGCGGTGCTTCACGCAGAGCGATCTGTCGATCCGTCTCCGCAACGCCGGTGCGTCGCTTGTGGCGCTGCTCTTTCTGAGCGCGTTCCTCCATCTGGAAGTCATGGCGGTCCCGACGGTATCGAGCGGCTTGGTCCATCGCGGTCTGGCGGGAGGCCTCTTCGGACAAGTGTTGGCGGACGGCCTGCGAACCTACTTGGCGAGCACCGGGGCGCATATCGTCATTCTGGCCGGGTTTCTGATCGCGATGCTCTTTACGGCGCCCTTGTCTCTGGCGCAACTGACCATCCGTTTGTCCGAATGGAGCCAGTGGATGCTGAAGCGCATTCGCGCACCGAAGGCGGTCCGCGCTTCGGAGGATCATGAAGAATCCGCGCCGAAGACTCCGCGGCCGAAAAAATCGAAGTCCCTCCGCAGCGTCATCGAAGAGGTGCTGCCGACGGCGGAAGACCTGCCTGCTTCGGCTCCCGCCGTCATCCAGGCGCCTCCGGAGCCGGATATGGACGAACCGGTCGTGATCGAGCCGGAACCCGTCCGCGGCGGCAGCAATAAGAGGGGCTCGGGTGCGGGAAGCTACCAATTGCCTGACGCCGCCGAGCTCCTGAGCGAACCGAGCGGCACGTTCTCAAAGGTCACGGAGGACGAACTCAGAATCCAATCCGAGATCCTTGCGAAGGCATTGGCGAGCTTCGGGATCGACGGCAAGGTCACGGAAGTGCGACCGGGTCCCGTCGTGACGATGTACGAATTCGAGCCGGCTCCCGGGACGAAAGTGGCGCGGATCGTGAATTTGGCCGACGACCTGGCGCTGGCGATGAAAGCGATCAGCCTGCGCATCGTCGCTCCGTTACCCGGCAAGTCCGTGGTGGGCATCGAAGTGCCGAACCAGTATCGCGAGACGGTGTCGATGAGAGAAGTCGTGATGAGCGACGCCTTTGTCCGGGCTCGGTCCAAACTCACCTTGGCGTTGGGAAAAGACATCTTCGGCGCGTCCGCCACCGCCGACTTGCGGACGATGCCCCATCTTTTGGTCGCTGGTGCAACCGGAGCCGGGAAGAGCGTCAGTTTGAATACGATGTTGCTCAGCGTGCTGTTTTCCGCCAGGCCGGATGAGGTGAAACTGTTGCTGATCGATCCCAAGATGTTGGAATTCCAGAGCTACGACGGGATTCCGCACCTTCTGAGGCCGGTGATCACCGATCCCAAGTCGGCCGCGCGCGGGTTGGGATGGGTCGTCCAGGAGATGGAGCGCCGTTACAAACTGCTGGCCGAAGCGGGCGTGCGAAATGTCGATGCATACAACGTAAAAGTCGCGGGGGCACAGGGTGTGCTCGGGGATGGTCCGAGCGGAAATAAACCTGAGCAGCCGGAATTGCCGATCCAGTATTTGACCGAAGAAGAGCGATTGGCCGCAGGAGAAAGCGCGATCCCCGATGGCAGTCCGGGGTCGTTCGCTCCACCGCCGACGCCGCCTGAACCGCTGCCGTACATCGTCGTCATGATCGACGAGCTGGCGGATCTCATGATGGTGGCGCCGAAAGACGTCGAAGACAAGATCGCCAGGTTGGCTCAAATGGCCAGGGCTTCCGGCATTCATCTGGTTCTTGCCACCCAGCGTCCTTCCGTGGACGTCCTGACGGGGCTGATCAAGGCAAACTTCCCGGCCCGCATCGCGTTTCAAGTATCCTCGAAGACGGACTCCCGCACTATTCTCGACGCCAACGGCGCGGAAGCGCTGCTCGGTCGGGGCGACATGCTCTATCTGGCGTCGGGCACCGGGCGCCTCAATCGGTTGCATGGCTGCTTCGTCTCCGACGACGACGTCCGCCGCGTCGTCGAGTTCGTGAAGGAGCAGGCCCAGCCGAGCTACAATCAGGAGTTGCAGTCCTTGAAGCTGGACGAGGCCAAAGAAGAGGAGGCGCAGGATGAGGTCTACGAACAGGCGAAGGATCTGGTCCTGTCCACGGGCCAGGCGTCGGCCTCGTTGATTCAACGGCGCCTGCGGGTCGGTTACCCCCGCGCGGCGCGCATGATCGAGCAAATGGAAAGCGATGGATTGGTCGGAGCTGCCGGCCGCGACGGCCGTCGGGAAGTGCTGGGCAGACGCGGTCCGGTGGGAGAGGCGCAAGGATGA
- a CDS encoding phytanoyl-CoA dioxygenase family protein, protein MTTQTLDTIAEAVDQAVARLDFDRLHREYWEQNEFLVIPQFLDRAMVEEWLVPQAQGVKGDLNRNYIPGHKKGGSVSYYTVMEKAPRFLDLYRSQVFIEFLSRLSHAKLRLCPDNDPHSCALYYYTEPGDHIGFHYDTSYYKGSRYTILMGLVDQSTHCKLVCELFKDDPVRPSKRLELITQPGDMVIFNGDKLWHAVTPLGPNEERIALTMEYVTNPDMGTFKRLYSNLKDSFAYFGLRAVFKRALSLPRR, encoded by the coding sequence ATGACGACTCAGACACTCGATACGATCGCGGAGGCCGTAGATCAAGCCGTGGCGCGCTTGGATTTCGATCGCCTTCACCGGGAATATTGGGAACAAAACGAATTCCTCGTGATCCCGCAGTTCCTCGATCGGGCCATGGTCGAGGAATGGCTGGTCCCGCAGGCTCAGGGAGTCAAAGGCGACCTCAACCGTAACTATATTCCCGGCCATAAGAAAGGCGGGAGCGTCAGTTACTACACGGTCATGGAAAAGGCGCCCCGATTTCTCGATCTCTATCGCTCACAGGTCTTCATTGAGTTCCTCAGCCGGCTGTCCCACGCAAAGTTGAGACTCTGCCCGGACAACGATCCCCACTCCTGTGCGCTTTATTACTATACGGAACCGGGCGATCATATCGGCTTCCACTATGATACGTCGTATTACAAGGGAAGCCGCTATACGATTCTCATGGGTCTGGTTGACCAGTCTACTCACTGCAAACTGGTCTGCGAACTCTTCAAGGACGATCCCGTCAGACCTTCCAAGCGGCTTGAACTCATTACCCAGCCGGGCGACATGGTGATCTTCAATGGGGACAAGTTGTGGCATGCCGTGACCCCGCTCGGCCCCAACGAGGAACGGATTGCGTTGACGATGGAATATGTCACCAATCCCGACATGGGAACGTTCAAGCGACTGTATTCCAATCTCAAAGACTCCTTCGCGTATTTTGGCCTTCGGGCCGTCTTCAAGCGCGCGTTGTCGTTGCCTCGCCGCTAG
- a CDS encoding LolA family protein, with translation MRRIIVMAMAVCLLAGPCLVSAEEPADPQERKEIQDIVKRLQARYEKTKDLQADFTQKTTIEGFERPMLSTGKVYIKKPGRLRWNYLDPSTEDIYVNRDDVKVYVPEHKQVLVGKLTQMAASRAPLELLQGAAKLEESFVVEPTPGKAKGLGGLRLLTLLPKGEGHETVRSLQRIVIEVFPKTYFIRTISLHEHSGNVSYFEFSSLQDNVGLGDEVFEPKFPADVEVVKAPVLSQP, from the coding sequence ATGAGACGAATCATCGTGATGGCAATGGCGGTGTGTCTTCTGGCCGGTCCCTGTCTCGTGTCGGCAGAGGAGCCGGCCGATCCGCAGGAACGGAAAGAAATTCAGGACATCGTCAAGCGTTTGCAGGCACGGTATGAAAAAACAAAAGACCTGCAGGCGGACTTTACGCAGAAGACGACCATCGAGGGGTTCGAACGGCCGATGTTGTCGACGGGGAAGGTCTATATCAAGAAACCCGGGCGGCTGCGATGGAACTACCTGGATCCGTCCACGGAAGATATCTACGTGAATCGGGACGACGTCAAGGTCTATGTGCCGGAGCACAAGCAGGTCCTGGTCGGCAAGCTGACTCAGATGGCCGCCTCCAGGGCTCCGTTGGAATTGCTCCAGGGGGCGGCAAAACTGGAGGAATCGTTTGTCGTCGAGCCGACGCCGGGGAAGGCCAAAGGGCTCGGCGGCCTCCGTCTTCTCACGTTGCTTCCGAAAGGCGAGGGGCATGAAACGGTGCGTTCACTGCAGCGGATTGTGATAGAAGTCTTTCCCAAGACCTACTTCATCCGGACCATTTCGCTTCATGAGCACAGCGGGAACGTGTCTTATTTTGAGTTTTCGTCCCTCCAGGACAACGTCGGGTTGGGTGACGAGGTGTTTGAGCCGAAATTCCCCGCGGATGTCGAAGTGGTGAAGGCGCCGGTGCTGAGCCAGCCGTAA
- the larC gene encoding nickel pincer cofactor biosynthesis protein LarC, whose product MGAHLHFDCFSGISGDMTLGALVDVGLPFGDLVRGLKRLGISGFQLRRRRVRRAALHATKIDVVLRAGLRAPLSLKQIHTVLSKSRLSEQVKLQSRTVFDRLAEAESRAHRVPKAHVHFHEVSVLDSFVDIVGSLIGCEILNVSRVTASPVNVGSGTLQSAHGILPAPGPAVAVLAEGIPIYSAGPPRELATPTGVALLRSLTTEFGPMPLLSPDAVGYGAGDANPEGWPNVLRVFLASPKTRQPREQDRVVHIETNLDDVNPQTYEHVVERLFRRHALDVTLTPVIMKRGRPGIVLTVLAAPDHAQAVLDVLFEETTALGVRVQEIARQVLPRRFVTVQLPGGSVRVKVAGLDGGRTKAAPEYLDCKRIAERTGRPVKSILEEAATAYRRSRANKKDRA is encoded by the coding sequence ATGGGCGCGCACCTTCATTTCGATTGTTTCTCGGGAATCAGCGGCGACATGACGCTGGGCGCGCTGGTGGACGTGGGATTGCCCTTCGGCGATTTGGTGCGGGGACTCAAGCGGCTGGGTATTTCGGGATTTCAGTTGCGCCGCCGCCGAGTGCGGCGGGCCGCGCTCCATGCGACGAAGATCGACGTGGTGCTTCGCGCCGGCCTACGGGCGCCCCTGTCCCTGAAACAAATTCACACCGTCCTGTCGAAGAGCCGGCTGTCCGAACAGGTCAAATTGCAGAGCCGGACGGTGTTCGATCGGCTGGCAGAGGCCGAGAGCCGAGCCCATCGCGTTCCGAAAGCTCACGTGCATTTCCATGAAGTCTCCGTCCTGGATTCCTTCGTGGACATCGTCGGCAGCCTCATCGGCTGTGAAATTCTGAACGTCTCGCGAGTCACGGCGTCTCCCGTCAACGTAGGGAGCGGAACGCTTCAATCGGCTCACGGGATATTGCCGGCTCCGGGACCGGCCGTGGCGGTTCTTGCCGAGGGAATTCCGATCTACAGCGCGGGGCCGCCGCGCGAGTTGGCGACTCCGACCGGGGTGGCGCTCTTGCGGAGCCTCACCACCGAGTTCGGTCCCATGCCGCTTCTCTCGCCCGACGCGGTTGGCTACGGCGCAGGTGACGCCAATCCCGAAGGCTGGCCAAACGTGCTGCGGGTGTTTCTCGCCTCGCCGAAGACTCGGCAGCCCCGTGAACAGGATCGGGTCGTGCACATCGAAACCAATCTCGACGACGTGAATCCTCAAACGTATGAACACGTCGTGGAACGGCTCTTTCGGCGTCATGCGCTCGACGTGACGTTGACCCCCGTCATCATGAAGCGCGGACGGCCCGGGATCGTGCTCACCGTGCTGGCCGCTCCGGACCATGCACAGGCTGTCCTGGACGTGTTGTTCGAGGAGACCACCGCGCTCGGCGTCCGCGTGCAGGAGATCGCCAGGCAGGTTCTGCCCCGTCGATTCGTGACGGTGCAACTCCCCGGGGGCTCGGTTCGGGTCAAGGTGGCGGGTCTCGATGGAGGGCGCACCAAGGCCGCTCCCGAGTACCTGGATTGCAAACGCATCGCCGAACGGACCGGCCGTCCCGTAAAATCGATCCTGGAAGAAGCAGCCACGGCGTATCGCCGGAGTCGCGCGAACAAGAAGGATCGCGCGTGA
- the pdxA gene encoding 4-hydroxythreonine-4-phosphate dehydrogenase PdxA, whose amino-acid sequence MGSRKASGAGRKRIRSESKPLLGITMGDPAGIGPEVIAKALAQPRVRRLCLPLVIGSQSIMRQTVKRLGLRLDVVAVDGHGGAAFRAGQISVLDPAEQPLSRVKPGVASSEGGAASVAFIKKGVRLAQLGCIDGIVTAPINKEAINMAGCHFPGHTELLADLTKAKESGMMIVGGPLKIMFVTTHLAIKDLPAQLTRPKIEKGIRLAHMALTRLFGFKRPRIGVAALNPHAGEHGLFGDEEGRLVLPAARAARAKGILASDPLPADTLFGKAARGEYDGVVALYHDQGLIPLKLVAFGTCVNLTVGLPIIRTSVDHGTAFDIVGKGVADPGSLVEAIVLAAGLAARRQRAQTT is encoded by the coding sequence ATGGGCTCACGCAAGGCATCCGGAGCCGGACGCAAGCGCATCCGCAGTGAATCGAAACCGCTGTTGGGCATTACCATGGGCGATCCGGCCGGAATCGGTCCGGAGGTGATCGCCAAGGCGCTGGCCCAGCCGCGCGTGCGACGGCTGTGTCTTCCGTTGGTGATCGGATCGCAGTCGATCATGCGACAGACCGTCAAGCGTCTGGGTCTCAGGCTCGACGTGGTTGCGGTGGACGGGCACGGGGGGGCTGCGTTTCGAGCCGGTCAGATTTCGGTCTTGGATCCGGCGGAACAGCCGCTCTCTCGCGTCAAGCCGGGCGTCGCGTCTTCTGAGGGCGGAGCCGCGTCCGTGGCCTTCATCAAGAAGGGGGTACGGCTCGCCCAGCTCGGATGTATCGACGGGATCGTGACGGCGCCGATCAACAAGGAAGCGATCAATATGGCCGGTTGCCATTTCCCCGGCCACACGGAACTGCTGGCCGATCTGACGAAGGCGAAGGAATCGGGCATGATGATTGTCGGCGGACCGCTGAAGATCATGTTCGTGACGACCCATCTGGCGATCAAGGATCTCCCGGCGCAGTTGACGAGACCCAAGATTGAAAAGGGCATCCGCCTCGCGCACATGGCGTTGACCCGGTTGTTCGGCTTCAAACGGCCTCGAATCGGGGTGGCGGCGCTCAATCCCCATGCCGGCGAACACGGCCTGTTCGGCGACGAAGAGGGGCGCCTCGTCCTTCCCGCCGCCCGAGCGGCCAGAGCGAAGGGCATCCTGGCGAGTGATCCGCTTCCGGCCGACACATTGTTCGGCAAGGCCGCACGCGGAGAATACGACGGCGTGGTGGCGCTGTATCATGATCAAGGGCTCATTCCCCTCAAGCTCGTGGCCTTCGGCACTTGCGTCAATCTCACGGTCGGGCTGCCGATCATCCGCACGTCCGTCGACCATGGGACGGCCTTCGATATTGTGGGTAAGGGGGTCGCCGATCCGGGAAGTCTTGTCGAAGCCATCGTGTTGGCCGCGGGCCTCGCCGCGCGACGGCAGCGTGCTCAGACGACGTAG
- the rsmA gene encoding 16S rRNA (adenine(1518)-N(6)/adenine(1519)-N(6))-dimethyltransferase RsmA: protein MPDHPFPPANKRLGQHFLIDPNIIRKIVTAAAVTPDDTVLEIGPGRGALTAALSKAARRVVAVEIDPLLHRLLQDRQTEWPNVELICADALKYPTDGFPTGTAVVANLPYYASTPLLFRLLEQRTRWSRMVLMLQEEVVDRLIAGPGRPDYGVLSVMAQHVAEMTKEFYVSPHCFRPKPDVGSAVVSVRPKTLPDRSVEEESRFGALVRGAFAHRRKTLVNSLRDEAYDQKSVTAALDALGISVTARAENLSVAQFVSLEARLSGSPSSHG from the coding sequence GTGCCGGACCATCCGTTCCCTCCGGCGAACAAGCGTCTCGGACAGCACTTTCTCATCGATCCCAATATCATCCGTAAGATCGTCACCGCCGCCGCGGTGACGCCCGATGACACGGTGTTGGAGATCGGTCCGGGCCGGGGGGCCTTGACCGCGGCATTGTCGAAGGCGGCGCGCCGGGTGGTGGCGGTGGAGATCGATCCCCTCCTACATCGCCTGCTTCAAGATCGGCAGACGGAATGGCCCAACGTCGAACTGATCTGCGCCGACGCCTTGAAGTACCCTACGGACGGTTTTCCAACGGGCACGGCGGTGGTCGCCAACCTGCCGTATTACGCGTCCACTCCGCTGCTGTTCCGGTTACTCGAACAACGCACGAGATGGTCGCGGATGGTGTTGATGTTGCAGGAAGAGGTCGTCGACCGGTTGATCGCCGGCCCAGGCCGCCCGGACTATGGGGTTCTCTCCGTGATGGCCCAGCATGTCGCGGAGATGACCAAGGAATTCTACGTCTCTCCGCACTGCTTCAGGCCGAAACCCGACGTCGGTTCCGCGGTCGTGTCGGTCCGTCCGAAGACACTGCCGGATCGGTCCGTGGAAGAAGAGTCACGATTCGGCGCCTTGGTGCGCGGAGCCTTTGCGCACAGACGGAAGACGCTCGTCAATTCGCTGCGTGACGAAGCCTATGATCAGAAGTCGGTGACGGCTGCGTTGGACGCGCTGGGAATTTCGGTCACCGCGAGGGCTGAAAATCTTTCCGTCGCACAATTCGTCTCCCTGGAGGCGAGACTGTCCGGGTCTCCATCGTCACACGGATGA
- a CDS encoding sodium:calcium antiporter — MNLALYGLLFVASVVVTLGACALFTNAIEWLGKRLNLSEGAVGSVLAAIGTTLPETSIPIVAIFFGGTREEAEVGLGAILGAPFMLSTLVIPILALLLVLYAGLGKRNAVFRLNYKDVSVDLAFFAAAYAVALGCVFAPAPVHVAAAVGLIAWYLYYVKLKFTETGDEEEGELNELGALFFSRRADTPSYGMIVLQALTGLGGLVIGAHMFVTAAESTAQYLSISPLILALLIAPLATELPEMSNSFLWLYQKKDRLAVGNVTGAMVFQGTIPVSVGLLGTEWALAPSALLTMMLAVLATLTLLFQSAVGRTWRPWLMSACALLYIGYAVYLYRT, encoded by the coding sequence GTGAATCTGGCGTTGTACGGCCTGTTGTTCGTGGCCTCGGTAGTCGTGACCCTGGGTGCCTGCGCGCTGTTCACGAACGCCATCGAGTGGCTGGGAAAGCGGCTCAATCTGTCCGAGGGCGCCGTCGGGAGCGTGCTCGCCGCAATCGGGACCACGCTTCCGGAGACCTCCATCCCGATCGTCGCCATCTTTTTCGGCGGAACCCGCGAAGAAGCGGAAGTCGGCCTCGGCGCGATTCTGGGTGCCCCCTTCATGCTCAGCACGCTAGTGATTCCGATCCTCGCGCTGTTGCTTGTGCTCTATGCCGGACTCGGAAAACGGAACGCCGTCTTCCGGCTGAACTACAAAGACGTCTCCGTCGATCTGGCTTTCTTCGCTGCGGCCTATGCCGTGGCCCTCGGTTGCGTGTTCGCTCCGGCTCCCGTCCATGTCGCGGCGGCGGTGGGCCTTATCGCCTGGTATCTCTACTACGTCAAGTTGAAGTTCACCGAGACGGGCGATGAAGAGGAGGGAGAGCTGAACGAACTGGGCGCGTTGTTTTTTTCCCGGAGGGCTGACACTCCGTCGTACGGCATGATCGTGCTGCAGGCCCTGACCGGGTTGGGCGGCCTCGTCATCGGCGCGCACATGTTCGTGACGGCGGCCGAATCCACGGCCCAGTATCTGTCGATCTCCCCGTTGATCCTGGCACTGCTCATTGCCCCATTGGCGACCGAATTGCCCGAGATGTCGAACAGCTTCCTCTGGCTCTACCAGAAAAAGGATCGTTTGGCCGTCGGAAACGTCACCGGCGCCATGGTGTTTCAAGGCACCATTCCGGTCTCCGTCGGATTGTTGGGTACCGAGTGGGCGCTCGCTCCATCCGCGCTTCTGACGATGATGCTGGCGGTCCTCGCTACCCTCACGCTCTTGTTCCAGTCGGCCGTCGGGCGGACGTGGCGGCCTTGGTTGATGAGCGCGTGTGCGCTCCTTTATATAGGGTATGCGGTCTATCTGTATCGGACCTGA